The following are from one region of the Lasioglossum baleicum unplaced genomic scaffold, iyLasBale1 scaffold1847, whole genome shotgun sequence genome:
- the LOC143221050 gene encoding LOW QUALITY PROTEIN: bridge-like lipid transfer protein family member 1 (The sequence of the model RefSeq protein was modified relative to this genomic sequence to represent the inferred CDS: inserted 3 bases in 3 codons; deleted 2 bases in 1 codon; substituted 1 base at 1 genomic stop codon): MEENELYNATVPSFSGIEPAFWNYSDHVILDDLKMDSSFIYLLCSLVSAISWIIYIAYYNSRVIGYILTKLLNRFVIRDGYVKVGSFTLSALSGKIMFRDIVYITTDYSLRVQDGWLIFRWWRSYVPKDVSEDLSHSDTRLSVMLNGFELHVYNRCQLYAQLEKTFGLTPQMFSDEENHNINSDDRDAESFNNTAHETRQQINAMDVSRHVDNIRKKEAHVIARTWRDLIPVIKLDVCTGRLVFGNRLIPTTLSITVEEAHFVYSTKPAASRYDHFMHFTKCKAENFKVILAPSPKYTGMVDDPPRYMGEGFVVLSSNNMEVYYYMDEPGXCPEHPQMIQLVNGDMVEAMPPIWGIDIKCGKGTDFSYGPWADRQREHLFKXFFPNDYQPLKVTKTPVTGEKRQVQSFDIRLSTLNEATIDILFSKNRETNAVHINVGPGSYLEITMPWIVLQDGYTTKITGQLLHLEATTSLQYRSLVESETLEFGVKCHYPIRWNDHQEWTLNLTGCKATANLVYSHKEFFQDMINDWASKVRPDILHFVPYTWKFNLLLKEFELITLCNEYNWIDCSSQNQENTHIAFCGEFFELSFDLPFVDYLPITIPLRFWIQGESVDLSFYLPEVNTSRTILLALNKNAKIMTRDGSHIYLSELNKNKKWRNVCQKGTGWVDCWSVPIVALSINYTYHPCPPLGPTXQANITTPEKEEILLSPMRIPRCRKSPGLQWTRNGSQKFDPQSIAPDKVSLDLEIGHQFXFYMDHFLKNFMHLKENLFGDYQTFTDMQQSRTNPTSISTERSKDRDVQNSSIESVEDKDAKSKPFDPRDYRPLEVTVGITMHDIQAHLVKNCGEYDPPCPVILLERFGFEMKKKYKETELQLLLSPAIALITDNVVRSNKERHLNQGHLML, from the exons ATGGAGGAGAACGAACTATATAATGCTACAGTTCCATCTTTCTCTGGAATTGAACCAGCATTTTGGAATTATTCCGATCATGTCATCCTTGATGACCTTAAGATGGATAGTAGTTTTATATATTTACTTTGCTCATTAGTGTCTGCTATTTCATGGATCATTTATATAGCTTATTACAATAGCAGAGTCATTGGTTAtatattaacaaaattattaaatcgtTTTGTTATTAGAGATGGATATGTTAAAGTTG GGTCTTTTACTTTAAGTGCATTAAGTGGAAAAATAATGTTTAGGGATATAGTTTATATCACAACAGATTACAGTCTCAGAGTACAAGATGGTTGGCTTATATTTAGGTGGTGGAGAAGTTATGTTCCCAAAGATGTATCTGAAG aTCTTTCACATTCCGATACGCGACTTTCAGTTATGTTAAATGGTTTTGAACTGCATGTTTATAATCGCTGTCAGCTATATGCACAATTAGAAAAAACATTTGGTCTTACACCACAAATGTTTTCTGATGAAGAAAATCATAATATTAATAGTGACGATCGTGATGCAGAGTCATTTAATAATACTGCTCATGAAACACGTCAACAGATAAACGCAATGGATGTTTCACGTCATGTTGATAATATTAGGAAAAAAGAAGCTCATGTTATAGCTCGGACATGGCGAGATTTAATACCTGTTATTAAATTGGATGTTTGCACA GGAAGATTGGTATTTGGTAATCGGTTAATACCAACAACCTTATCAATAACTGTGGAAGAAGCGCATTTTGTATATTCTACGAAACCGGCAGCATCTCGATATgatcattttatgcattttacaaaatgtaaagcagaaaatttcaaagttATTTTAGCACCTAGTCCGAAGTATACAGGCATGGTGGATGATCCACCTAGATATATGGGAGAGGGATTCGTTGTATTAAGTTCAAACAACATGGAAGTTTATTATTATATGGACGAACCTG TTTGTCCTGAACATCCACAAATGATCCAGTTAGTAAATGGAGATATGGTTGAAGCTATGCCGCCAATCTGGGGTATTGATATTAAATGCGGGAAAGGCACTGATTTTAGTTATGGACCTTGGGCTGATAGACAAAGagaacatttattta ttttttttcctaATGATTACCAACCATTGAAAGTTACAAAAACTCCTGTTACTGGAGAAAAAAGACAAGTTCAATCATTTGATATTAGATTGTCAACATTGAATGAAGCTACAATTGATATACTCTTTAGTAaaaacagagaaacaaatgcaGTTCATATTAATGTAGGCCCAGGATCATATCTAGAAATCACTATGCCATGGATAGTTTTACAAGATGGATATACTACAAAAATAACAGGTCAACTGTTACACTTAGAAGCAACTACAAGTTTGCAGTACCGAAGTTTAGTTGAAAGTGAAACATTAGAGTTTGGTGTCAAATGTCATTATCCAATAAGATGGAATGACCATCAAGAATGGACGTTAAATTTGACTGGGTGTAAAGCTACAGCTAACTTAGTTTATTCGCACAAAGAGTTTTTTCAAGATATGATTAATGATTGGGCCAGTAAAGTCAGACCTGACATTTTACATTTTGTACCTTATACatggaaatttaatttattgttaaaagaaTTTGAATTAATTACATTATGCAATGAATATAATTGGATTGAttgttcatcacagaatcaaGAAAATACGCACATTGCTTTTTGTGGAGAATTTTTTGAACTATCATTTGATCTTCCATTTGTGGATTATTTGCCCATTACAATACCTTTGCGTTTT TGGATTCAAGGTGAAAGTGTAGACCTCTCATTTTATCTACCTGAAGTCAATACAAGTCGTACAATTCTGTTAGCTTTGAATAAAAATGCAAAGATTATGACACGTGATGGATCACATATATATTTAtcagaattaaataaaaataagaaatggagaaatgTTTGTCAGAAAGGAACAGGTTGGGTTGATTGTTGGTCTGTACCAATTGTGGCATTAAGTATTAATTATACATATCATCCATGTCCACCTTTAGGACCTA CACAAGCAAATATAACAACTccagaaaaagaagaaattctTCTATCTCCAATGAGAATTCCTCGATGTAGGAAATCACCAGGTCTTCAGTGGACAAGAAATGGTAGTCAGAAATTTGATCCACAATCTATAGCTCCTGATAAAGTTAGTTTAGATCTTGAAATAGGTCatcaattttgattttatatggatcactttttaaaaaattttatgcacttaaaagaaaatttatttggTGATTATCAAACGTTTACCGATATGCAGCAAAGTCGAACAAATCCTACATCTATAAGTACAGAAAGGAGTAAAGACAGGGATGTGCAAAATAGTAGCATTGAATCTGTAGAAGATAAAGATGCAAAATCAAAACCATTTGATCCAAGAGATTATCGACCATTAGAAGTAACGGTTGGAATTACTATGCATGATATTCAGGCTCATTTAGTGAAAAACTGTGGAGAGTATGATCCCCCTTGTCCAGTTATACTTTTAGAACGATTTGGATTTGAGATGAAGAAGAAATACAAAGAAACAGAGCTTCAACTATTACTTTCGCCGGCGATCGCATTAATTACCGATAATGTTGTCCGTTCAAATAAAGAACGTCATTTAAATCAAGGTCATCTAATGTTA